One part of the Gemmatimonas sp. genome encodes these proteins:
- a CDS encoding hydantoinase/oxoprolinase family protein, with protein sequence MSHESRVAVGIDVGGTFTDLAALHDDGTVHTTKVLSVPADRAQGVLDALSAARLPPDRLAHIAHGTTVVTNLLLERRGAPVVACATQGFTDVLELRRQERAALYDLAQQHVAPLVSREQVVGVPERIVPEGVVTPLTDAALERVVHEALEKANASHAETIAITLLHAYGEPKHEQRLAEALRLEIAHRGLALDVVTSHEVLPEIREYERMATTVAEAYARPAVRRYLAGLSGRLAAHGYPAPRVMTSAGGTLEAHEAAQHAAALALSGPAGGVTGAAAIAAALGVSRALTIDIGGTSADVGLIVDGEPLVERGGGVAGIPIALPRVLVEAVAAGGGSIAWLDDGGALRAGPESAGAAPGPAAYNRGGERATVTDAHVVLGTIAAGDWSGGVHISRERAVAAVARIAEPLNVSVERAAEAIIATADATMARALRRVSVERGVDPRTIPLVAFGGGGPLHACGLAERLGMRQVIVPPHAGVLSAVGLALAPERREQLTSCVVHADALSDDALAALLTDSATRLGGDSAPLATRWWLRSRYVGQGYELDIPVQPGDRVPEVAARFAARHDARVGFTLDRTVEFISVRTTRSSAPWPVQFARRSGHGTLPHDMDDGRAMERTLRGAAVVRLPDATMRVAPGWTARALDVGGWLLELT encoded by the coding sequence GTGAGTCACGAATCGCGCGTGGCCGTGGGCATCGACGTGGGCGGCACCTTCACCGATCTCGCCGCCCTGCACGACGACGGCACCGTGCATACAACCAAGGTGCTGAGTGTCCCCGCCGATCGCGCACAGGGGGTGCTCGACGCGCTGTCGGCAGCGCGGTTGCCCCCCGACCGCCTGGCGCACATCGCCCACGGTACCACGGTGGTGACCAACCTGCTGCTCGAACGCCGAGGGGCGCCTGTCGTGGCCTGCGCCACGCAGGGCTTCACCGATGTGCTCGAACTGCGGCGGCAGGAGCGCGCCGCGCTGTACGATCTGGCGCAGCAGCATGTGGCCCCGCTGGTGTCGCGTGAGCAGGTGGTGGGGGTGCCGGAGCGCATCGTGCCCGAGGGGGTCGTGACCCCGCTCACCGATGCCGCGCTCGAGCGGGTGGTGCATGAGGCGCTGGAGAAGGCCAACGCATCGCACGCCGAAACCATCGCGATCACGCTGCTGCATGCCTACGGCGAGCCAAAGCACGAGCAGCGATTGGCCGAGGCGCTGCGCCTCGAAATTGCCCACCGCGGGCTCGCGCTCGACGTGGTCACGAGCCATGAGGTGCTGCCGGAGATCCGCGAGTACGAGCGCATGGCCACTACCGTAGCTGAGGCGTACGCGCGTCCGGCGGTGCGCCGATATCTCGCCGGCCTTTCGGGCCGTCTCGCGGCGCACGGCTATCCCGCGCCGCGGGTGATGACGTCGGCGGGAGGGACGCTCGAGGCACACGAGGCGGCGCAGCATGCGGCGGCGTTGGCGCTGAGCGGCCCCGCGGGGGGCGTGACCGGTGCGGCGGCCATCGCGGCGGCGCTCGGCGTGTCGCGCGCGCTCACCATCGACATTGGCGGCACCAGCGCCGATGTGGGGCTCATCGTCGACGGCGAGCCGCTGGTGGAGCGCGGTGGAGGGGTGGCCGGCATTCCCATTGCGCTGCCACGCGTGCTCGTGGAAGCGGTGGCCGCTGGTGGTGGCAGCATCGCGTGGCTCGACGATGGCGGTGCTCTGCGCGCCGGTCCCGAGAGCGCGGGCGCTGCACCAGGGCCGGCGGCCTACAACCGCGGTGGCGAGCGTGCCACCGTGACCGATGCACACGTGGTGCTCGGTACCATCGCCGCCGGTGATTGGAGCGGTGGCGTGCACATCAGCCGTGAGCGCGCGGTGGCCGCCGTGGCGCGCATCGCCGAGCCGCTTAACGTGTCGGTGGAGCGCGCCGCCGAGGCCATCATCGCCACCGCCGATGCCACGATGGCGCGCGCGTTGCGCCGCGTGAGTGTGGAGCGCGGGGTGGACCCCCGCACCATTCCGCTCGTGGCCTTTGGCGGCGGCGGGCCACTGCACGCGTGCGGCCTCGCCGAACGCCTCGGCATGCGGCAGGTCATCGTGCCACCGCATGCGGGTGTCCTCAGCGCCGTAGGACTCGCGCTTGCCCCGGAACGCCGCGAGCAGCTCACCAGCTGCGTCGTGCACGCTGATGCGCTGAGCGACGACGCCCTGGCCGCGCTGCTCACCGACAGCGCCACGCGCCTCGGCGGCGACTCGGCCCCGCTGGCAACGCGCTGGTGGCTGCGCAGTCGCTACGTGGGTCAGGGGTACGAGCTGGACATTCCGGTGCAGCCAGGCGACCGCGTGCCCGAGGTGGCCGCGCGCTTCGCGGCGCGACACGATGCGCGCGTGGGCTTCACGCTCGACCGAACGGTGGAGTTCATCAGCGTGCGAACCACACGCAGCAGTGCTCCCTGGCCGGTGCAGTTCGCGCGCCGGTCGGGGCACGGCACCCTGCCGCACGACATGGATGACGGACGCGCCATGGAGCGAACATTGCGCGGGGCCGCCGTGGTGCGACTCCCCGACGCCACCATGCGCGTGGCGCCAGGATGGACGGCGCGCGCGCTCGACGTTGGTGGCTGGCTGCTGGAGCTTACATGA
- a CDS encoding DUF4105 domain-containing protein, translating into MRVNAWTRRVAFAVSVAAGALCVAVGAPSPLQAQGNGAPLPDNVAQTPPPPPLGADAALDSARAQRGATLQFTLYTYGPGDEVFERFGHIALAVTDANTGEDTAFNWGMFDFESPDFYTRFLTGDTRYWMAGYRTFEFNAAYQAQNRTIRKQVLNLSPVQRGALYDFVAWNAAEANKYYRYDYYNDNCSTRVRDALDWVWRGALRTALDSTSGHHTWRGETARITADNLPVYAGIQIALGRNADRHLTRWQLAFLPEYFADDLARIRVNGASVITQDTVLFTADRIPMPEDAPDRVMPYLAVGLALGVLVFLLGRVSPAALGVFGVVWYGMGGLLGTALLLAGTVTKHVPYMGSNLNLTILSPLLLAAAATWYWRGRASRAGRAGRALAVVVAVIALVGLVLMHFPRFTQGSMLLFMTMVPVHTALAIAASGRRSAA; encoded by the coding sequence ATGCGTGTGAATGCGTGGACGCGCCGTGTTGCCTTCGCCGTGAGCGTGGCAGCCGGCGCGCTCTGCGTTGCCGTGGGCGCGCCCTCGCCGCTGCAGGCGCAGGGCAACGGCGCGCCGCTCCCCGACAACGTGGCGCAGACGCCGCCGCCGCCGCCGTTGGGGGCTGACGCCGCACTCGACAGCGCGCGGGCGCAGCGCGGGGCGACGCTGCAGTTCACCCTCTACACCTACGGCCCGGGCGACGAAGTCTTCGAGCGTTTCGGACACATCGCGCTGGCGGTGACCGACGCGAACACGGGTGAGGACACCGCGTTCAACTGGGGCATGTTCGACTTCGAATCGCCTGACTTTTACACGCGCTTCCTCACCGGTGACACGCGCTACTGGATGGCCGGCTACCGCACCTTCGAGTTCAATGCAGCGTACCAGGCACAAAACCGCACCATCCGCAAGCAGGTGCTGAATCTGTCGCCCGTGCAACGCGGCGCGCTGTACGACTTCGTGGCGTGGAACGCGGCCGAAGCCAACAAGTACTACCGCTACGACTACTACAACGACAACTGCAGCACCCGCGTGCGTGATGCGCTCGATTGGGTGTGGCGCGGCGCGCTCCGGACGGCGCTCGACAGCACCAGCGGGCATCACACGTGGCGTGGCGAAACGGCGCGCATTACGGCCGACAACCTGCCCGTGTACGCCGGCATCCAGATCGCGCTGGGGCGCAACGCCGACCGGCACCTCACGCGCTGGCAGCTGGCGTTTCTCCCCGAGTATTTCGCCGACGACCTCGCGCGTATTCGGGTGAACGGCGCCTCGGTCATCACGCAGGACACCGTGTTGTTCACGGCCGATCGGATACCCATGCCTGAAGACGCGCCCGATCGTGTCATGCCGTACCTCGCTGTGGGGCTCGCCCTCGGTGTCCTCGTGTTCCTGCTCGGACGCGTGTCCCCGGCGGCACTCGGCGTGTTCGGCGTGGTGTGGTACGGTATGGGAGGCCTTCTGGGCACCGCGCTGCTGCTCGCGGGCACGGTGACCAAGCATGTGCCGTACATGGGGAGCAATCTCAATCTCACCATCCTGTCGCCGCTGCTGCTGGCCGCCGCCGCCACGTGGTATTGGCGCGGCCGCGCCTCGCGCGCGGGTCGCGCCGGGCGTGCCCTCGCCGTGGTGGTGGCGGTCATCGCGCTGGTGGGGCTCGTGCTCATGCACTTCCCCCGCTTCACGCAGGGAAGCATGCTGCTCTTCATGACCATGGTCCCGGTGCATACAGCGCTCGCCATCGCGGCCTCGGGGAGGCGGAGCGCCGCGTGA
- a CDS encoding Gfo/Idh/MocA family oxidoreductase: MKDGVRIAVVGTGAIAQLTHIPVLSKLRGAQLVALCDNDAAKARALADRFGVPDVFTDFEELLDSDALDAVVIATPNHLHEPHVLSALRKKLHVLCERPLALTSRGIERCLAAAQKADVRLVVGHNHRFRSDTQALDQFIRNGELGQVTSIRCGSLQVKKNADGWRNRRAESGGGVFLEHGFPLLDLALWLADGPAPVRLSSSMRRGRGAGAVEDAMQLFLECANGMVLNIDVSWSYVGDEDRWWFEVHATRGSARLAPLRVTKELNGRAVDVSPSGAGVRESPFLQSYRAEIAHFLAVIRGETPYEPPTDQVAVQKIVEAIYKAADDGKEVRF, from the coding sequence ATGAAGGACGGCGTACGCATCGCCGTCGTCGGCACGGGTGCCATTGCCCAGCTGACGCACATCCCTGTTCTCTCCAAGCTGCGCGGTGCCCAGCTCGTTGCCCTGTGTGACAACGACGCCGCCAAGGCGCGCGCGCTGGCCGACCGGTTCGGGGTGCCCGACGTCTTCACCGACTTCGAGGAGCTGCTCGACAGCGACGCGCTCGACGCGGTCGTCATTGCCACCCCCAATCACCTGCACGAGCCGCACGTGCTGAGTGCGCTGCGCAAGAAGCTGCACGTGCTCTGTGAGCGGCCGCTGGCGCTGACGTCGCGCGGCATCGAGCGATGCCTGGCGGCGGCGCAGAAGGCCGACGTACGGCTGGTGGTGGGGCACAATCACCGCTTCCGCAGCGACACGCAGGCCCTCGACCAGTTCATCCGCAACGGTGAACTGGGGCAGGTGACCAGCATTCGCTGCGGCTCGCTGCAGGTGAAGAAGAACGCCGACGGCTGGCGCAATCGTCGCGCCGAGTCGGGCGGTGGGGTGTTTCTCGAGCACGGCTTCCCGCTGCTCGACCTCGCCCTGTGGTTGGCCGACGGGCCGGCGCCGGTGCGCCTGTCGTCGAGCATGCGGCGCGGCCGCGGCGCTGGCGCGGTGGAAGACGCCATGCAGCTGTTCCTCGAGTGCGCCAATGGCATGGTGCTCAACATTGACGTGTCCTGGTCGTACGTGGGTGACGAAGACCGCTGGTGGTTCGAAGTGCACGCCACACGTGGCTCGGCACGGCTCGCCCCGTTGCGGGTGACCAAGGAGCTCAACGGCCGCGCGGTGGATGTGTCGCCCAGCGGTGCCGGTGTGCGCGAGAGTCCGTTCCTGCAGAGCTATCGCGCCGAAATTGCGCACTTCCTGGCCGTCATCCGCGGGGAAACGCCGTACGAGCCGCCCACCGATCAGGTGGCCGTGCAGAAGATCGTCGAAGCCATATACAAGGCCGCCGACGACGGCAAGGAAGTCCGGTTCTGA
- a CDS encoding SpoIID/LytB domain-containing protein — translation MTLDVRSGLRLLVPAVFGGVVMTSAAMVACAPTGRAPGAPTPAAEPPVARAEAPGRLANDRVALVSLSARTREAPVSATGRWRIDEQGGRVQLVRGRGDEPWRIEQKNGLLRVAGDGGDATPWREGPFVARPLDNALLRYGTRRYRGELVFTATDSGVMVVNRLPVEDYLRGVVPLELPVRNPAERAALEAQAIAARSYAYVRVPGGMVEAPVSGFNLVSTVQNQVYGGADAEHPVVNEAIDRTAGLVLRYNGLIVDAPYSSSCGGRSATPSEAWKGARDEPYLQNVDDLDPRTGKPYCDISPRNHWHAEFDEGQLREIVRRALQAGGAAEPRPAAVHSFTVPGRSRSGRAASVVLRTERGDVTIAARDIRAVMRDARGAILSSTYFSVERGSRGGGRLRGLSLRGAGHGHGVGMCQWGAIGRARAGADAREILRHYYPGTVVGFAD, via the coding sequence ATGACCCTCGACGTGCGCAGCGGGCTGCGCCTGCTCGTCCCCGCGGTCTTTGGCGGGGTGGTCATGACGTCGGCGGCCATGGTGGCGTGCGCGCCCACCGGGAGGGCCCCGGGTGCGCCCACGCCCGCCGCCGAGCCCCCGGTCGCGCGGGCCGAAGCGCCCGGGCGGTTGGCGAACGACCGCGTGGCGCTCGTCTCGCTCAGCGCGCGCACGCGGGAGGCGCCGGTGAGTGCCACCGGGCGCTGGCGCATCGACGAGCAGGGCGGGCGTGTGCAGCTGGTGCGCGGACGCGGCGACGAACCGTGGCGCATTGAACAGAAGAATGGCCTGCTGCGTGTTGCCGGTGATGGCGGTGACGCCACCCCCTGGCGCGAGGGCCCGTTCGTGGCGCGTCCGCTCGACAATGCGCTGCTGCGCTACGGGACGCGCCGCTATCGCGGCGAACTCGTGTTCACGGCCACCGACAGCGGGGTGATGGTGGTGAACCGCCTGCCGGTGGAGGACTACCTGCGCGGGGTGGTGCCGCTCGAACTGCCGGTGCGCAATCCGGCCGAGCGGGCGGCGCTGGAGGCGCAGGCCATCGCGGCGCGCAGCTATGCGTACGTGCGGGTGCCCGGGGGCATGGTGGAGGCGCCGGTGAGCGGCTTCAACCTCGTGTCCACCGTACAGAACCAGGTGTACGGCGGCGCCGATGCGGAGCATCCGGTGGTGAACGAGGCCATCGACCGCACGGCCGGGCTGGTGCTTCGTTACAACGGCCTCATCGTCGATGCACCCTATTCGTCGAGCTGCGGGGGGCGGAGTGCCACCCCCAGCGAGGCGTGGAAGGGGGCGCGCGATGAGCCGTATCTGCAGAACGTCGACGATCTCGACCCGCGCACCGGCAAACCGTACTGCGACATTTCGCCGCGCAACCACTGGCACGCCGAGTTCGACGAGGGGCAGCTGCGGGAGATCGTGCGCCGGGCCCTGCAGGCGGGCGGGGCTGCCGAGCCGCGGCCGGCGGCGGTGCACTCCTTCACGGTGCCGGGCCGCAGCCGCTCCGGGCGGGCGGCGAGCGTGGTGCTGCGCACCGAGCGGGGCGACGTCACCATCGCGGCGCGCGACATCCGGGCCGTGATGCGCGATGCGCGTGGCGCGATCCTGTCCAGCACGTATTTTTCGGTCGAGCGCGGGTCGCGCGGCGGTGGGCGCCTGCGGGGGCTTTCGCTGCGTGGCGCCGGCCACGGCCACGGAGTGGGGATGTGTCAGTGGGGGGCAATCGGCCGGGCACGGGCCGGGGCCGATGCCCGCGAGATCCTGCGTCATTACTATCCGGGGACCGTCGTCGGCTTCGCCGACTGA
- the hemL gene encoding glutamate-1-semialdehyde 2,1-aminomutase, producing the protein MTIPSPLLTTNARSADIMARARGRFPGGVNSPVRAFRGVGGEPFVAARGKGARVWDADGNEYIDYVLSWGPLVLGHAPDVVLDEVARVMQLGTSFGMPTEREVELADMIAARMPHLEMVRFTSSGTEAAMSIARLARAITKREYILKFEGCYHGHADAFLVKAGSGVATLGLPDSPGVPEALAKLTLTCAYNDLEAVERIAREVPLAAIMLEPVVGNGGYIEPTEQFIPGLRRIADETGALLVFDEVMTGFRIAYGGAAERFGVTPDLTALGKVIGGGLPVAAYGGARKFMEHIAPTGPVYQAGTLSGNPLAMAGGLATLRALTREVHDGITAQTAALVQGMREIAARHGVPFTASHSGSMWGFFFHAGPVRTFEEAKQSDVALFRRFFHAARRRGVSLAPSAFEAAFMSAAHGPAEIVETLTRLDDALGAALAERD; encoded by the coding sequence ATGACGATCCCCTCGCCGCTGCTCACCACCAACGCGCGTTCCGCCGACATCATGGCGCGGGCGCGCGGTCGTTTTCCCGGCGGGGTCAACTCGCCCGTGCGCGCCTTCCGCGGCGTGGGCGGCGAACCGTTCGTGGCCGCGCGCGGCAAGGGGGCGCGCGTGTGGGATGCCGACGGCAACGAGTACATCGACTACGTGCTCAGCTGGGGGCCGCTCGTCCTCGGCCATGCCCCCGACGTTGTCCTCGACGAAGTGGCGCGCGTGATGCAGCTGGGCACGAGCTTCGGCATGCCCACGGAGCGCGAGGTCGAGCTGGCCGACATGATCGCCGCGCGCATGCCGCACCTGGAAATGGTGCGCTTCACCAGCAGCGGCACCGAAGCGGCCATGAGCATTGCGCGGCTGGCGCGCGCCATCACGAAGCGGGAGTACATCCTCAAGTTCGAAGGGTGCTACCACGGCCATGCCGACGCCTTTCTGGTGAAGGCGGGGAGCGGGGTGGCCACGCTGGGGCTCCCCGACAGCCCGGGGGTGCCGGAGGCACTGGCCAAGCTCACGCTGACCTGTGCGTACAACGACCTCGAAGCGGTGGAGCGCATCGCGCGCGAGGTCCCGCTGGCGGCGATCATGCTGGAGCCCGTCGTGGGCAATGGGGGCTACATCGAGCCCACGGAACAGTTCATTCCCGGGCTGCGACGGATCGCTGACGAAACGGGGGCCCTGCTCGTCTTCGATGAGGTTATGACCGGCTTCCGCATTGCCTATGGTGGCGCCGCCGAGCGCTTTGGTGTGACCCCCGATCTCACGGCCCTTGGCAAGGTGATCGGGGGCGGCCTGCCTGTGGCCGCCTACGGTGGCGCCCGGAAGTTCATGGAGCACATCGCCCCCACGGGCCCGGTGTATCAGGCCGGTACCCTCTCGGGCAATCCGCTGGCCATGGCCGGCGGCCTGGCCACGCTGCGCGCGCTCACGCGCGAGGTGCACGACGGCATCACCGCGCAGACGGCGGCGCTGGTGCAGGGGATGCGCGAGATCGCCGCGCGGCACGGGGTGCCGTTCACGGCGAGCCACAGCGGCTCCATGTGGGGCTTCTTCTTCCATGCGGGGCCGGTGCGCACCTTCGAGGAGGCCAAGCAAAGCGACGTGGCCCTCTTCCGCCGCTTCTTCCATGCGGCACGCCGTCGCGGCGTGAGCCTCGCTCCCAGCGCCTTCGAAGCGGCTTTCATGTCGGCGGCGCACGGCCCGGCGGAAATCGTCGAGACGCTCACGCGGCTCGACGATGCGCTTGGCGCCGCGCTGGCCGAGCGGGACTGA
- the rimO gene encoding 30S ribosomal protein S12 methylthiotransferase RimO: MLKFGLVTLGCDKNTVDSERYLADLVANGAEPVQNLGDADVIVVNTCGFIDAAKAESIEAIVDAARLKDDGQVKAVFAIGCMVERHKSELLEALPEVDVFLGNSETDRLVPELVERGLLGGSLVEHPGVRLFGGDLPHVRYLKISEGCDHGCAFCAIPLMRGKHRSFALPDLVREAQLLEAQGAREINLVAQDLAHYGRDRRDGTALPELLEALVRETSIPWLRNMYLYSTGITPRLLEVIAANDRIVRWLDTPMQHGSDAVLARMRRPERQKTIRERLASYRAIVPDLAVRTSVIVGFPGETESDFLTLCDFLEEMQFDRVGVFTYSPQEGTRAFAMDDDVAESIKQERKERIEELQRGITASRYERFLGREARVLVERAGDAPDLWVCRAPWQADDIDGLMHVTVPSTLLADGVRPVPGAFVDVQVEQVVDDYDFTASLLRVADAPAVAPSVRSTRALPLVGIDTSSAGSFGR; this comes from the coding sequence ATGCTCAAGTTCGGCCTGGTCACCCTCGGGTGCGACAAGAATACGGTAGACTCCGAGCGGTATCTCGCCGACCTCGTCGCGAATGGCGCCGAGCCAGTGCAGAACCTCGGCGACGCCGATGTGATCGTGGTGAACACCTGCGGCTTCATCGATGCGGCCAAGGCCGAAAGCATCGAGGCCATCGTGGACGCCGCCCGCCTCAAGGACGACGGGCAGGTGAAGGCCGTCTTCGCCATTGGCTGCATGGTAGAGCGCCACAAGAGCGAGCTGCTCGAAGCGCTCCCCGAGGTCGACGTCTTTCTTGGCAACTCCGAGACCGACCGTCTGGTACCGGAACTGGTGGAGCGCGGGCTGCTGGGCGGCTCACTGGTGGAGCACCCCGGCGTGCGCCTCTTTGGCGGCGACCTGCCGCACGTGCGCTACCTCAAGATCTCCGAAGGGTGCGATCACGGCTGCGCCTTCTGCGCCATTCCGCTCATGCGCGGCAAGCACCGCAGCTTCGCCTTGCCCGACCTGGTGCGCGAGGCGCAGCTGCTGGAGGCGCAGGGGGCGCGAGAGATCAACCTCGTGGCGCAGGATCTCGCCCACTACGGGCGCGACCGCCGCGACGGTACGGCGCTCCCCGAGCTGCTCGAAGCGCTCGTGCGGGAGACCAGCATTCCGTGGCTGCGCAACATGTATCTCTACAGCACCGGCATCACGCCGCGGCTGCTCGAGGTCATCGCGGCCAACGACCGCATCGTGCGCTGGCTCGATACCCCCATGCAGCACGGCAGCGATGCGGTGCTGGCGCGCATGCGGCGCCCCGAGCGGCAGAAGACTATTCGTGAGCGCCTGGCGAGCTATCGGGCCATCGTGCCCGATCTGGCCGTGCGTACCAGCGTCATCGTGGGCTTCCCGGGCGAAACGGAGAGCGACTTTCTCACGCTCTGCGACTTCCTCGAGGAGATGCAGTTCGACCGGGTGGGGGTGTTCACCTACTCCCCTCAGGAGGGCACGCGCGCGTTCGCCATGGACGACGACGTGGCTGAGAGCATCAAGCAGGAGCGCAAGGAACGCATCGAGGAGCTGCAGCGCGGCATCACCGCGTCGCGCTACGAGCGGTTCCTGGGGCGCGAGGCCCGCGTCCTGGTGGAACGCGCCGGCGATGCCCCCGATCTGTGGGTGTGCCGTGCGCCGTGGCAGGCCGACGACATTGACGGTCTGATGCACGTGACCGTGCCGTCCACCCTGCTGGCGGACGGGGTACGCCCGGTCCCCGGCGCCTTCGTTGACGTGCAGGTCGAGCAGGTCGTCGACGATTACGATTTCACCGCCTCGCTGCTGCGCGTTGCCGACGCGCCGGCGGTGGCCCCTTCGGTCCGCTCCACCCGCGCCCTGCCGCTGGTGGGCATCGACACCTCTTCCGCCGGGAGTTTTGGCCGATGA
- a CDS encoding YajQ family cyclic di-GMP-binding protein, with protein MASTYSFDVTTGCDLQEVDNAVNQAQKEVAQRFDFKGSQVLIEFKRTDNLIKLEAEGEMRHTALVDVLRGKLVKRGVSVKNLEFTDPKPGSHEILRSEVKLKMALDAETAKKVTAAIKEAKLKKITASIQGEQVRVSSPDKDMLQECIALLRQGEFGVELQYGNFR; from the coding sequence ATGGCTTCCACATACTCGTTCGACGTCACCACCGGCTGCGACCTGCAGGAGGTGGACAATGCGGTCAATCAGGCGCAGAAAGAGGTTGCGCAGCGCTTCGACTTCAAGGGCTCGCAGGTGCTCATCGAGTTCAAGCGCACCGACAACCTCATCAAGCTCGAAGCCGAAGGCGAGATGCGGCACACCGCCCTCGTGGACGTGCTGCGCGGCAAGCTGGTGAAGCGCGGTGTGAGCGTGAAGAATCTCGAGTTCACCGACCCCAAGCCGGGCAGTCACGAGATCCTGCGCAGTGAAGTGAAGCTCAAGATGGCGCTCGACGCCGAAACCGCGAAGAAGGTGACGGCGGCCATCAAGGAGGCGAAGCTGAAGAAGATCACGGCGAGCATCCAGGGCGAGCAGGTACGCGTCTCGAGCCCCGACAAGGACATGCTGCAGGAGTGCATCGCCCTGCTGCGTCAGGGCGAGTTCGGCGTGGAGCTGCAGTACGGCAACTTTCGCTGA
- a CDS encoding RNA polymerase sigma factor RpoD/SigA, with protein sequence MAVTPPKKKASYEEGSLDQYLRDISAYPLISREEEAELARRIRVGDQDALDKLVRSNLRFVVSVSKKYQNQGVSLSDLINEGNLGLIRAAHKFDETKGIKFISYAVWWIRQAILQALAEQSRIVRVPLNRAGTLHRIGKRANALLQELGREATHAEIADGMDITEEEVAKTMSISQVHLSLDAPLTPGEDNRLLDYLPDTQNANPEDQTFEKALVEAIEESLGSLKEREAKILRLYFGIDETEPMTLEEIGSQLGITRERVRQIKEKALSRLRHVSRAKSLESFLG encoded by the coding sequence ATGGCGGTTACTCCCCCGAAAAAGAAGGCGTCGTACGAGGAAGGCTCCCTCGATCAGTACCTGCGCGACATCAGTGCATATCCGCTCATTTCCCGAGAGGAAGAAGCCGAGCTGGCACGACGCATTCGCGTAGGGGATCAGGATGCGCTCGACAAGCTGGTCCGCTCCAACCTGCGCTTCGTTGTCAGCGTCTCCAAGAAGTACCAGAATCAGGGCGTGTCGCTCTCCGACCTGATCAACGAGGGCAACCTTGGCCTCATTCGGGCGGCTCACAAGTTCGACGAGACCAAGGGGATCAAGTTCATCTCCTACGCGGTGTGGTGGATTCGTCAGGCCATCCTGCAGGCACTCGCCGAGCAGTCGCGCATCGTACGGGTCCCGCTCAACCGCGCCGGCACATTGCACCGTATCGGCAAGCGCGCCAACGCCCTGCTGCAGGAGCTGGGGCGTGAGGCCACGCACGCGGAAATCGCCGACGGCATGGACATCACCGAGGAGGAGGTGGCCAAAACCATGTCCATCTCGCAGGTGCACCTGTCGCTGGATGCGCCGCTCACGCCGGGAGAGGACAACCGGCTGCTGGATTACCTGCCCGACACCCAGAACGCCAACCCCGAAGACCAGACCTTCGAGAAGGCGCTCGTGGAGGCGATCGAGGAATCACTCGGCAGCCTCAAGGAGCGCGAAGCGAAGATCCTGCGCCTGTACTTCGGCATCGATGAGACCGAGCCCATGACGCTCGAGGAAATCGGCTCGCAGCTGGGGATCACGCGCGAGCGGGTGCGGCAGATCAAGGAGAAGGCGCTGTCCCGTCTGCGGCACGTGAGTCGCGCCAAGTCGCTCGAAAGCTTCCTCGGCTGA
- the lepB gene encoding signal peptidase I has translation MNRDRRNEALRAANRPRRGVRLPSWGARGATSSRAAGGRSGAGRAAGWLGILPLALLLFLFLRTFVVAAFRIPSSSMERTLLVGDFLLVNKWVYGAEIPLLRRRLPAFREPRHADVIVFDWPVDPDKAFVKRLVGLPGDTLQMAQGVLQRNGVAVAEPYLTRATAARGPGAAGTNGAIGTANAGEPDVQVGAPRDSWGPLVVPPRHFFVLGDNRANSLDSRYWGFVPESQLRGAPWFVYFSFTPDSTQVAPWLTRIRWARLGTTVR, from the coding sequence GTGAACCGGGACCGGCGCAACGAGGCGCTGCGCGCGGCCAACCGGCCGCGTCGCGGCGTGCGGCTCCCGTCGTGGGGGGCGCGCGGTGCCACCAGCAGTCGGGCGGCCGGCGGCCGCAGCGGAGCGGGGCGCGCCGCCGGCTGGCTCGGCATCCTGCCGCTGGCGCTGCTGCTCTTCCTGTTCCTCCGCACCTTCGTGGTGGCAGCCTTCCGCATCCCGTCGTCGAGCATGGAGCGCACGCTCCTGGTCGGCGATTTCCTGCTCGTGAACAAGTGGGTGTACGGCGCGGAGATTCCGCTGCTGCGCCGTCGTCTGCCGGCGTTCCGTGAGCCCCGGCATGCCGATGTGATCGTGTTCGACTGGCCCGTCGATCCCGACAAGGCCTTCGTGAAGCGTCTGGTGGGGCTGCCCGGTGACACGCTGCAGATGGCGCAGGGTGTGCTGCAGCGCAACGGCGTGGCGGTGGCCGAACCCTATCTCACGCGCGCCACCGCCGCGCGCGGGCCCGGGGCGGCCGGAACCAACGGCGCCATCGGCACCGCCAATGCGGGGGAGCCCGACGTGCAGGTGGGGGCACCACGCGACAGCTGGGGGCCGCTGGTGGTGCCGCCGCGCCACTTCTTCGTGCTCGGTGACAATCGCGCCAATTCGCTCGACAGCCGCTACTGGGGATTCGTGCCCGAGTCGCAGCTGCGCGGCGCGCCGTGGTTCGTGTACTTCAGTTTCACCCCCGACTCCACACAGGTGGCCCCGTGGCTCACGCGCATTCGCTGGGCGCGACTCGGAACGACGGTCCGATGA